In one window of Pseudobdellovibrionaceae bacterium DNA:
- a CDS encoding IS3 family transposase: MVRPRERRAEAKYLVNRYKTPVTRICRLLGLSASTYNYEEQPKNDEPIREKFEELVEKHRRFGHPRLFVMIKRDMPEVNHKRTRRIYREMRLQIGRRKRKKLGGHPRLPATQATAPNEIWAIDFMFDYIESGRRLKVLTAVDEFAKESPGILVDHSIRGVDVTAFLDHLACGSYPKVIRVDQGTEFTSRAMLDWAYKHNIKLEFTRVRKPNQIIESFNSRVRDECLNEHAFFSLEDARTKIDDWHWQYNNINPHSALGMKSPVEFAKEQRNMLAS, from the coding sequence GTGGTGAGGCCCAGGGAACGACGGGCCGAGGCCAAGTACCTAGTCAATAGGTACAAGACGCCTGTGACCCGCATATGTCGTCTTCTGGGCCTGTCCGCATCGACATACAACTACGAAGAGCAACCTAAAAATGATGAACCGATTCGCGAGAAGTTCGAAGAGCTTGTCGAAAAACATCGAAGGTTCGGTCATCCACGGCTTTTTGTGATGATTAAACGAGATATGCCTGAGGTAAATCACAAGCGCACACGAAGGATCTACAGAGAGATGAGACTACAAATTGGCCGAAGAAAACGAAAAAAACTTGGTGGTCACCCAAGGCTTCCTGCAACTCAAGCAACGGCCCCTAATGAGATCTGGGCCATTGATTTTATGTTTGACTACATCGAGTCGGGCCGAAGGCTCAAAGTCCTTACAGCCGTAGATGAGTTCGCCAAGGAGTCGCCAGGGATACTTGTAGATCATTCTATTCGTGGTGTCGATGTCACAGCCTTTTTGGATCATCTTGCTTGTGGCAGCTACCCCAAAGTTATTCGCGTGGATCAAGGCACTGAGTTTACATCAAGAGCTATGCTCGATTGGGCGTACAAGCACAACATCAAGTTGGAGTTCACGAGAGTTCGAAAACCCAACCAGATTATCGAGTCATTCAATTCACGAGTCCGAGATGAGTGCCTTAACGAGCACGCATTTTTTAGTTTGGAGGATGCCAGAACAAAGATCGATGACTGGCATTGGCAGTATAACAATATAAACCCGCATTCAGCATTGGGGATGAAATCTCCGGTGGAGTTTGCAAAAGAGCAGAGAAATATGTTAGCTAGTTAA
- a CDS encoding transposase, with amino-acid sequence MKKRYTEEQTIAAVKKLEAGMTAKDLSREMGVSQQTLYHWKKKFSGMDVSEARRLKELEAENAKLKRIVADQALDIVMLKDVNSKKW; translated from the coding sequence ATGAAGAAGAGATACACCGAAGAGCAGACGATCGCCGCTGTTAAAAAGCTTGAGGCTGGCATGACTGCCAAAGACTTGAGTCGTGAGATGGGTGTCAGCCAACAGACCCTTTACCATTGGAAGAAAAAGTTCAGTGGCATGGATGTCTCCGAAGCCCGGCGCTTGAAGGAGCTTGAAGCGGAGAACGCAAAGCTTAAGCGCATCGTGGCCGACCAGGCACTCGACATTGTCATGCTAAAGGACGTGAACTCAAAAAAGTGGTGA